From a region of the Sesamum indicum cultivar Zhongzhi No. 13 linkage group LG3, S_indicum_v1.0, whole genome shotgun sequence genome:
- the LOC105157997 gene encoding mitochondrial import receptor subunit TOM5 homolog, producing MADKVISVDKIKAFWHSQFHDPDKWDLNMKLLRAVGLFAGSIVLMRQYGDMMAI from the exons ATGGCGGATAAAGTGATTTCAGTGGACAAGATCAAAGCCTTTTGGCACTCTCAGTTCCACGACCCTGATAAATGGGATCTCAACATG AAATTACTACGTGCAGTAGGGCTGTTTGCCGGCTCCATTGTGTTAATGCGCCAGTATGGTGATATGATGGCCATATGA